Part of the Mauremys reevesii isolate NIE-2019 linkage group 20, ASM1616193v1, whole genome shotgun sequence genome is shown below.
TCAAAGGCAGAACAaggttcctgactcccagttttcTGATTTCAAATACAAAGTATGCAGACTCCAGATAGAGAGCAATGTGAGGGCTCATGGACAATGTGTGTCACAGAAGCCCATGAGGAAGCATTTCCAAGCTGCACCTGAGCTATACTATTTTAGGAGCATATATTACACTTACTGGAAACTAGACATTGCATTTCAAACTGATCTTTCCTGGGGAAAATTTTGAAAACTATACACATTCCACCCTTTTTTTACAGTGAAAGAGGGACAGCAGCTGCTCTTGCTGCAAAGCCCTGATTGATTCAGGTAACCCTCGgagaaaaatagttttaaatatgGGAATGTTTCTTTGTAAGGAATTGTCCAGCTTGCGTCTGTGAAAAACAGATCAAGTCAAatcttgctatgtgtttgtgGAGATGTGGGCAGAGCTCAGCTCATTGGAAGAAATGGCTCTAAAATAATCAATGTGAATTTGTAACACAATACAAGGTGATGGTCATGAGGAAGAATCAAGGTTGGAGGTAGCTCATTCTGGTTTCCAATTAATTAGATTGTTTGCTGGTTGGACCAGTTCAGTGAAGTGGAAAAAACGTGAGTCTCagaaatatgatttttttcatcAGAAGGGCTGAGagcctgaagggaagcaccgttGCTCTTCTGCGCTCTGAAAAAAGGGGTAACTTTGGTGCCAGATTGATTGATGGCCTTGGAGACTGAAATCCTCTTTCCTCAAGATAGCAGCAGACAaaactccccccacacacacacacactatgtctCAGTCCTGACCACCAATCCTTCTAATCACTGTGGCTGATCTGTGAGTGGGGCCAACTTTGATGTAAGGCTTTGGTGATGATGGAGCTGGTATGAGATCCATCAAGCTGAAGTAACACAGGGCTCTGCCCCATGGCGTCATTACCCACTTGGAAAAAGTTTAAACACTGGAGCCGCCTTAATGTTAACAGGTCCTGCCAGTTTGGGGGCCTCAGCACTCCATATTCTACTACCCAAATGGAGGACAAGTCTAGCTACTGCTACTGTTCCAACCTCCCACACGTGCCCAAACCCTGGCACATCAGTGCTGCACAAACCTGGATGATCTCTGTATAGTCAGTGAAATTTTAGGGATTGGAGCCAAAAATTGGCAGGATTGAAGTGCTAGATCTTGGTATTTGCAGTGCCCTCATCTGGGATGCGTTATGTGTTTGTTGTAAAAGGTACATCTACCCTTTATGCAATAGAATTAGGGGGTCTCATCTCTGTCTGGATTCGGGTGCCAGGTCTAGGTATTGTGGCACTGTTGTACTGGGTTTCCTCAGGATATGGGGGCTGGATGCAATAGGAGGGACTAGGTTTGTTCTCTGTATAAGTAGTGGAattttggggagaagggggggcgTGTGTAAAAAACGCAGGATCCAGCTTTCTCCTTCCCCACCTTTCCTCACTCCCCAGGATTTGGCACCAAACCCTCCCAGTCCACGTGGCTCCggactctgcagcagcagctccggaGTGTCCCTTTGCCCCTAAACTCCAGATCACAATAAGGGAGCGAAAGGCCCCGAGGGAGAGGGGCCCAGCCGCAAGCTCTCTGGTtactggggtgcagggggcgcaTGCAAGCCCCCGGGCCAGGAGCATGGGGAAAGCGAAGGCAGGCTCTGCCCGGAAATCTCGGGGGAGAAGCCCAGCCGCAGCGTCTCCGGCCGCTGCCGCCCGCCCCCTCCGGGGGGAAGAGAGCAGTCGGGTAGGCAAGAAGCCTGCGGCTTCCCGGGAGAGGCCGggcgagccgccgccgccgcctcccccggCGTTCTGCCCGGTCGATCTGGGGGCGCAGAGGGAGCGCTGGGTGAAGTTTCAGGAGAGGCAAAGCCTGACTGGTGAGGAGGCGGCCAGACTCCTGCTGGACACCTTGTGAGTATAAGGAGAGGGGGCGGGAGTCCCCAGGCGCTGACTCTTCCTCCCGAGGCAGGGCAGAAACGACCCCCCCCGGCGAGCTTAAGCTGTCCCTGGGGCGGGCTGCTGCCctttcagggctggggcgggTCGATGGTGCAGTTTGCATGTTGCTCACCTACATTATTTTAAATCTTCCCTCCTGGCCTCAGGGGTAGGGTCCTCTCTGAGTGCAGCATCGGTTTGGGCAGGGATCTCTCGCGCCCCAGCATTTCTCTGCAGGCAGCAATGTGGTTGTGCAGATTATTTTATTTGCGTTATTTTTTGTGGCCCATCTGCACGGTTTTGACccgctcctctgaagtcaatgggagcgggCCCGTGACTGTTAGAGCTGGGGTTAGGACAGAATATTTTTCTTCCCTAGACCCCATCTACCCTGTGGCTTTGAAGGGGGCTGCTTCCCCTTGAGCTCAGCTGGGTGTAACCCACGACTGCTAGACCTGCTTCTCTCCACCTTTGCGTTGTGTGTGTGGTATAAACCTACAATTCGGTACTTTTAGACAAAAGACATCAATGTAACTATGTAACTAAACAAGCCCTCATTAGGAATGCTGATTCCAGCCAGGCTAGTGCTGGTCTGATAAGTGCCTGGTTAATAACGAATTGAGTCAGAAGGGTCATACATCTACAACCCATGCTTCtctgggggtggagagagagaatgacagtAGAGCTTTTCACAAGTTTTCCTTCACTTTTTGCTTTAGCCACATAAATGACTTCTGTGAATCCATGTGCAGAGTAAAATGTGGATTTTATGGGAAGTTAACAGCAAACTTTTTCTTGCTCAATAAGCAAGACAATACATGGAGGCTAAGCCTTCCAAAACCATGTTTTTTTGCAGGACTCATCCAGCTACCTTTCTTTTGATTCTTAATGGCAATGCAAATAAGTGTTATCCGGCAGTGTTATCCAGACATTTTGCATTTAGATTTATCTAAGTGTTTCTAAAATGCTTATCAATTTAATATCTAGATGTTGATTTTGGTAATAATGTGGGAGGCTCATTGCACACATCTTATAACCACATCCAGAGAAGTTGTCATGGCTAGACATACAGCAGCTCTGACTGGACAAATATCTCTGCTTTGGATTCAGATTTAGGGGCCAAGTACAGTGTGGGATTTAGTCAGACTACGTAATTATCTTCAAAAAGGCTTTCTTTTGTATTTCTGCACTTTCTCAGCCCAGAATCTCTGCCCCGTAAGTGTCACATTTGCTGTACTTGAAGCCTGTCCATATTATTCTGCAATGTAATATTCCTAGTGTCAGCATTTTTACATAATAAACATTGGCTTCCGTGGAGCCACACAatttattttcttcccatggaaTTTATGGGCTGTTACTCTTAATCTGTTCATGTTTCAGGGACCTCACATCAAAGGGAAGTAAAAATCCTCTTATCCTGTTCTTTTCTGTTGTCTACAGTGACACATCTACCAAACTCATATTCTAATCCTGCTGTCCCATCTGAACGTGTAATATAGTTATATTTTTGTTATTCCCATTAATAAATTTGAACAAACTGTCAGTACATGCAATTGATAATATAAAAAGGGactttgtatttttgtgtctgacCTGGCATGTCGATTTTGCTAGGTTACCATGGTAAAGTCCTAAGGGAGTGAAAGAAATGCACAAAGGAGAGTATCCTTGAGTCTGTGAGTGCAGCTAGGAGACTTCAAAAacatattaaaatgttttaaactaATTAAATCCTACTTATCGTCTCTGTTTCCAGCTTCTGAAATGGAAGCAAGTTAGTGATGCTTTCTATCTAGAAAGAACATCAGCCTGGAGCAGAATTGGTGGGAACATGGGAAAATTCTATTCTTAATTTCACTGGTGTAATCCTGTCATAATTTGACTGAATTCTatgagttactctagatttactaCTGTAACTGAGGTCAGAATTTGGACATGTGTTTGGGGGAAGGTGGGTCTGCTTCAGTTTGGCCCCCATTGCTGAGTGGATAATGACTCTGGTAGAGTTGACTGTGACACTACAAAATCTCAGTGCTTCCTTGGCCAACAAGAAATGTCTGATCACAAATCCTCTCTGTGTGTGCGTGTACCTTTTCTCCGTCCAGTGAGTACAGAGGCCTGGTGAAGCACACAGGAGGCTGTCACTGTGGAGCTATCCGCTTCGAGGTTTGGGCATCAACAGATCTGCACATTTTTGACTGCAAGTGAGTGGTTTTTATTTGAATCTGAATAGCCAAATACTTTGCCCTTCTCTAGCACTtcccatccaaagatctcaaagtgtttaCGAAACAGAAATCCACTGGAAGTTGGTATAGTAGCAGGACAG
Proteins encoded:
- the CENPV gene encoding centromere protein V: MGKAKAGSARKSRGRSPAAASPAAAARPLRGEESSRVGKKPAASRERPGEPPPPPPPAFCPVDLGAQRERWVKFQERQSLTGEEAARLLLDTFEYRGLVKHTGGCHCGAIRFEVWASTDLHIFDCNCSICIKKQNRHFIVPASHFKLLKGADNITTYTFNTHRAQHTFCKTCGVQSFYTPRSNPDGYGIAPHCLDEGTVRSTIMEEINGKEWEKAVKEHKTIRSMSKP